One stretch of Nesterenkonia halotolerans DNA includes these proteins:
- a CDS encoding MOSC domain-containing protein, producing the protein MAESSPSCLAAAAQRLGLTGTVDAVCVVDRLFTDDVGAVGVSGIDKRPVAGPVRVRSLGLHGDVQADRKHHGGVEKAVYAYAADDAHWWSQQLQREIPPGTFGENLRLSGIDLDGAYPGERWRIGEHVVLEATVPRIPCATFGRWLGEPGWVRRFMEAGRPGTYFRVITAGTVQAGDAVEVISTAETAAENIRELALARGSAQARPEG; encoded by the coding sequence GTGGCTGAGTCTTCACCGAGCTGCCTTGCGGCGGCGGCGCAGCGCCTGGGGCTGACCGGGACCGTGGATGCGGTCTGCGTGGTGGATCGGCTCTTCACCGACGACGTCGGAGCCGTGGGCGTCTCCGGCATCGACAAGCGCCCCGTCGCGGGCCCGGTGAGGGTGCGCTCCCTGGGTCTCCACGGAGACGTCCAGGCGGACCGCAAGCATCACGGCGGCGTCGAGAAGGCCGTCTACGCCTACGCCGCTGACGACGCCCACTGGTGGTCCCAGCAGCTGCAGCGGGAGATCCCGCCGGGCACCTTCGGGGAGAACCTGCGCCTGTCCGGGATAGACCTCGATGGTGCCTACCCCGGTGAGCGGTGGCGGATCGGCGAGCACGTGGTGCTCGAGGCCACCGTCCCGCGCATCCCCTGCGCGACCTTCGGCCGATGGCTGGGGGAGCCGGGCTGGGTCAGACGCTTCATGGAGGCAGGCCGCCCGGGCACCTATTTCCGAGTCATCACGGCCGGCACGGTGCAGGCGGGGGACGCGGTGGAAGTCATCTCGACTGCGGAGACCGCAGCCGAGAACATCCGCGAGCTCGCCCTCGCGCGCGGGTCGGCACAGGCCCGCCCCGAGGGCTGA
- a CDS encoding DEAD/DEAH box helicase, whose amino-acid sequence MTIQDPNASEPTQAQDATEVPTEIIPEVDPAAEAPTQAPEADEAAPLQAPDETQAAVDAAAAVETQSAAAQAPASTEASTEAPASTEAPASTEAEKPAKSASSADQATGPKFAELGLDDRVLESVTKLGYETPSPIQAQTIPLLSQGRDVVGLAQTGTGKTAAFALPALSHMARAYDAGELGNHPSTLVLAPTRELAIQVAEAFSTYAHGVPGITVLPIYGGSPYGPQLEGLRRGAHVVVGTPGRVIDHMTRGSLNLSTIKHLVLDEADEMLRMGFAEEVDQILARTPKTKQVALFSATMPKAIRRISADYLNDPVEVSVKSKTSTGTNIRQRFVLIKHSAKHEALTRILETEPHDAAIVFVRTRSATEEVANKLAARGFRTAAINGDIPQNLREKTVENLKSGRVDILVATDVAARGLDVERISHVFNYDIPLDTESYVHRIGRTGRAGRSGEAVLFVTPREKRMLRSIEKATRQPVEQMSMPTIADVNSSRLERFSERITETLASEELEEYRGLVASYTQEHNTPAEDVAAALVAMVHDGRPLLLDEKRDDELVRESKREVGDDRGGSDRPERGQRERGPRTAGPGNAMYKIAVGRRNGVNPGHIVGAIANEAGLSARQIGGIDIRPTHSLVELPEQLSSEQWAALAKTRIGGELLKLERDSGAPSSSGDSRGGYAGKREGGYAGKRDGGSGDRGGRPSAGGSRFGDKERNKPRWK is encoded by the coding sequence ATGACCATCCAGGATCCCAACGCCTCCGAGCCGACGCAGGCTCAGGACGCGACCGAAGTCCCGACCGAGATCATCCCCGAGGTCGATCCCGCTGCCGAGGCGCCCACCCAGGCTCCCGAAGCTGATGAGGCCGCGCCTCTGCAGGCACCGGATGAGACCCAGGCTGCCGTCGATGCCGCCGCAGCAGTGGAGACCCAGTCCGCAGCTGCGCAGGCCCCGGCCTCCACGGAAGCTTCCACCGAGGCTCCGGCTTCGACCGAGGCTCCCGCCTCCACCGAGGCTGAGAAGCCCGCGAAGTCCGCCTCCAGCGCCGACCAGGCCACCGGCCCGAAGTTCGCCGAACTGGGCCTGGATGATCGAGTGCTGGAATCGGTGACCAAGCTCGGCTACGAGACCCCCTCGCCGATCCAGGCACAGACCATTCCGCTGCTGAGCCAGGGACGCGACGTCGTCGGTCTGGCCCAGACCGGCACCGGCAAGACCGCCGCCTTCGCGCTGCCGGCACTCTCACACATGGCCCGGGCCTACGACGCCGGAGAGCTGGGCAACCACCCCTCCACTCTGGTGCTCGCTCCCACCCGTGAGCTCGCGATCCAGGTCGCCGAGGCGTTCTCCACCTACGCCCACGGCGTCCCCGGCATCACCGTGCTGCCCATCTACGGCGGCTCCCCCTATGGCCCGCAGCTCGAGGGCCTGCGCCGCGGCGCCCACGTCGTCGTCGGCACCCCGGGTCGCGTGATCGACCATATGACCCGCGGGTCGCTGAACCTCTCCACCATCAAGCACCTGGTGCTCGACGAGGCCGACGAGATGCTGCGCATGGGCTTCGCTGAGGAGGTGGACCAGATCCTGGCCCGCACTCCGAAGACCAAGCAGGTCGCGCTGTTCTCCGCCACGATGCCCAAGGCGATCCGTCGGATCTCCGCGGACTACCTCAACGATCCGGTGGAGGTCTCGGTCAAGTCCAAGACGTCCACGGGCACCAACATCCGCCAGCGCTTCGTGCTGATCAAGCACTCCGCCAAGCACGAGGCGCTGACCCGCATCCTCGAGACCGAGCCGCACGACGCCGCCATCGTCTTCGTGCGCACCCGCTCGGCCACCGAAGAGGTCGCCAACAAGCTCGCCGCCCGCGGATTCCGCACGGCAGCGATCAACGGTGACATCCCGCAGAACCTGCGTGAGAAAACCGTGGAGAACCTCAAGTCCGGTCGGGTCGACATCCTGGTCGCCACCGACGTGGCGGCTCGCGGTCTGGATGTGGAGCGCATCAGCCACGTCTTCAACTACGACATCCCGCTGGACACCGAGTCCTACGTCCACCGCATCGGCCGCACCGGTCGTGCAGGACGTTCCGGCGAGGCCGTGCTGTTCGTGACTCCTCGTGAGAAGCGGATGCTGCGGTCCATCGAGAAGGCCACCCGCCAGCCGGTGGAGCAGATGTCCATGCCGACCATCGCTGACGTGAACTCGTCCCGGCTGGAGCGCTTCTCGGAGCGCATCACCGAGACCCTGGCCTCAGAGGAGCTGGAGGAGTACCGCGGACTCGTGGCCTCCTACACCCAGGAGCACAACACTCCCGCCGAGGATGTGGCCGCCGCACTGGTGGCCATGGTCCACGACGGACGCCCGCTGCTGCTCGACGAGAAGCGCGACGATGAGCTGGTCCGTGAGTCCAAGCGCGAGGTCGGCGACGATCGCGGCGGCAGCGATCGCCCCGAGCGTGGTCAGCGGGAGCGCGGACCCCGCACGGCCGGTCCGGGCAACGCGATGTACAAGATCGCGGTGGGTCGCCGCAACGGCGTGAACCCGGGACACATCGTCGGCGCGATCGCCAACGAGGCAGGCCTGAGTGCCCGCCAGATCGGCGGCATCGACATCCGTCCGACGCACTCCCTGGTGGAGCTTCCGGAGCAGCTCTCGTCCGAGCAGTGGGCGGCCCTGGCCAAGACCCGCATCGGTGGCGAGCTTCTGAAGCTGGAGCGCGACTCCGGTGCACCCTCCAGCTCGGGTGACTCACGCGGCGGATACGCAGGCAAGCGTGAGGGCGGCTATGCCGGCAAGCGCGACGGTGGATCCGGCGATCGCGGCGGCCGTCCCAGCGCCGGTGGCAGCCGGTTCGGAGACAAGGAACGCAACAAGCCCCGCTGGAAGTGA
- a CDS encoding DEAD/DEAH box helicase — translation MARGAQRQNATRTRARRRPRKNDDGGLIHLLAKVVREVESAVQRGLDLPSTRTKFQVVALLMREERARIKAEETKQGARGAEDLKRLDGIATILATTAARDPSLLGLLADDAVVSDRARSLRRELLESAGIEVPAEPAARPEPAESKPDPQRRVVPVSVESRQLANPFLEPDYSVVTKRTAKPRRLVGWELIEPLMKSFTDGGALSCMELPEPTASRATQGLDLMPHQARLVAAAAEGHRTFLLADEPGLGKTAQALLAAQAADAYPLLVVVPNVVKMNWAREAALWTPRRPATVVHGDGDRIDGFADIIIVNYEVLDRHAGWLEELGLRGMVVDEAHYIKNRKSQRSQNVLQLSERIRARIAHPLLIALTGTPLINDIEDFRAIWQFLGWVDETKPIGELMEALEQTGLTPADRGFSTAARSAVVERGIVRRRKADVASDLPARRVADVPVEIDDEASRSIRAAEQSLASRLVTRYERALAAQGSGAVIEGIDHALVRQVAARERVSRTTKKSNENVFSMTRRIGQAKAGLAADYAAQLARSAGKVVFFAKHIDVMDTAEATFAKQGIRYASIRGDQSASARQKHIDAFTNDPDVAVAVCSLTAAGVGINLQVASNMVLAELSWTDAEQTQAIDRIHRIGQAQPITAWRIIAAQTLDTKIAELIDAKAGLAARALDGSDQEVPDSADVQLEALVTLLEDALEGHGSR, via the coding sequence GTGGCTCGAGGAGCCCAGCGTCAGAATGCAACACGTACGCGCGCCCGACGGCGGCCCCGCAAGAACGACGACGGCGGCCTCATCCACCTGCTCGCCAAGGTCGTGCGCGAGGTTGAGTCCGCGGTCCAGCGTGGTCTCGACCTGCCGTCCACTCGGACCAAGTTCCAGGTCGTGGCGCTGCTCATGCGCGAGGAGCGCGCCCGCATCAAGGCCGAAGAGACGAAGCAGGGGGCTCGTGGCGCCGAGGATCTGAAGCGCCTCGACGGCATCGCCACGATCCTGGCGACGACCGCCGCCCGCGACCCGTCCCTGCTGGGGCTGCTCGCCGACGACGCCGTCGTCTCCGACCGTGCGCGCTCACTGCGCCGCGAGCTCCTGGAGTCTGCCGGCATCGAGGTGCCCGCAGAGCCCGCCGCCCGACCCGAACCGGCCGAGTCCAAGCCGGACCCGCAGCGCCGCGTGGTCCCCGTGTCGGTGGAATCTCGTCAGCTCGCGAACCCCTTCCTCGAACCCGACTACTCCGTCGTCACCAAGCGCACCGCCAAGCCCCGCCGCCTCGTCGGCTGGGAGCTCATCGAACCGCTGATGAAGTCCTTCACCGACGGCGGCGCTCTCTCCTGCATGGAGCTGCCAGAGCCGACCGCCAGCCGGGCCACCCAGGGTCTGGACCTCATGCCGCATCAGGCACGACTGGTCGCCGCCGCGGCGGAGGGACACCGGACGTTCCTGCTCGCCGACGAGCCCGGCCTGGGCAAGACGGCACAGGCGCTGCTCGCCGCTCAAGCCGCGGACGCCTACCCGCTGCTCGTCGTCGTGCCGAACGTGGTGAAGATGAACTGGGCGCGGGAGGCCGCACTGTGGACGCCCCGCCGCCCCGCGACGGTGGTCCACGGCGACGGGGACCGGATCGACGGCTTCGCGGACATCATCATCGTCAACTATGAGGTGCTGGATCGGCACGCGGGCTGGCTCGAGGAACTGGGTCTGCGCGGGATGGTGGTCGACGAGGCCCACTACATCAAGAATCGGAAGTCACAGCGGTCCCAGAACGTGCTGCAGCTCTCCGAGCGCATCCGCGCGCGGATCGCCCACCCGCTTCTCATCGCCCTCACCGGCACCCCGCTGATCAACGACATCGAGGACTTCCGGGCGATCTGGCAGTTCCTGGGCTGGGTCGACGAGACCAAGCCGATCGGTGAACTGATGGAGGCGCTCGAGCAGACCGGCCTGACGCCGGCCGACCGGGGCTTCTCCACCGCCGCGCGCTCAGCGGTCGTCGAGCGAGGCATCGTCCGGCGACGCAAGGCGGACGTTGCCTCCGACCTGCCCGCCCGCCGAGTGGCCGACGTTCCGGTCGAGATCGACGACGAAGCCAGTCGGTCCATCCGGGCCGCCGAGCAGAGCCTCGCCAGTCGCCTCGTCACGCGCTATGAGCGCGCGCTGGCGGCCCAGGGATCCGGTGCGGTCATCGAGGGCATCGACCACGCACTCGTGCGCCAGGTCGCCGCTCGGGAGCGCGTGAGTCGCACGACGAAAAAATCCAACGAGAACGTGTTCAGCATGACCCGTCGGATCGGCCAGGCGAAAGCGGGCCTCGCGGCGGACTACGCCGCCCAGCTCGCCCGCAGCGCCGGCAAGGTCGTGTTCTTCGCCAAGCACATCGACGTCATGGACACGGCCGAGGCGACCTTCGCCAAGCAGGGCATCCGCTACGCCTCCATCCGGGGCGACCAGAGTGCATCCGCTCGACAGAAGCACATCGACGCATTCACCAACGACCCGGACGTCGCCGTCGCTGTGTGCTCCTTGACGGCTGCCGGTGTCGGCATCAACCTGCAGGTCGCCTCAAACATGGTGCTCGCCGAACTTTCCTGGACCGACGCCGAGCAGACCCAGGCCATCGACCGCATCCACCGCATCGGTCAGGCGCAGCCGATCACGGCCTGGCGGATCATCGCGGCCCAGACCCTCGACACGAAGATCGCCGAACTCATCGACGCCAAGGCCGGGCTGGCCGCGCGGGCACTCGACGGGAGCGACCAGGAGGTCCCCGACTCCGCCGACGTCCAGCTCGAGGCGCTCGTCACGCTTCTCGAGGACGCCTTGGAGGGACACGGCAGCAGGTAG
- a CDS encoding FAS1-like dehydratase domain-containing protein, with translation MINPDRQGHQYPPAAPYQVSREAIREFAQAVKATHPAHHELEAAQALGHRDLVAPPSFAVIIAQRAEAAVVNDAEAGIDFSRVVHADERFTHQHPILAGDTLEAQVTLERIRTMGAGAMVTTRVEISGADGEPRATVTSSLLVRTEEDSA, from the coding sequence ATGATCAATCCAGACAGGCAGGGGCACCAGTACCCGCCCGCCGCGCCCTACCAGGTCAGCCGCGAGGCGATCCGTGAGTTCGCGCAGGCCGTCAAGGCCACCCACCCCGCGCACCATGAGCTCGAGGCCGCCCAGGCACTGGGACACCGCGACCTCGTCGCGCCGCCGAGCTTCGCCGTGATCATCGCTCAGCGCGCGGAGGCGGCCGTGGTCAACGACGCCGAGGCCGGCATCGACTTCAGCCGAGTGGTCCACGCCGACGAGCGCTTCACCCACCAGCACCCCATCCTTGCCGGTGACACCCTGGAGGCTCAGGTCACCCTGGAGCGCATCCGCACCATGGGCGCCGGAGCGATGGTGACCACCCGGGTCGAGATCAGCGGCGCCGACGGCGAACCGCGCGCCACCGTCACCTCCAGCCTGCTGGTCCGCACCGAGGAGGATTCCGCGTGA
- a CDS encoding MaoC family dehydratase has protein sequence MNKPVLADLEKGQQIGSRELSFSRADLLRYAAASGDHNPIHWNDRFAREVGLDGVIAHGMLTMGSAVGLVSDWAGDPGAVVDYQARFTRPVPVPDAQTGSPEAPTARLVITGKIGAVDAEERRVRVDLTVELIGPPAEEEGQDPTHEPDQVPTRTKVLAKSQAVVLL, from the coding sequence GTGAACAAGCCCGTGCTCGCCGACCTGGAGAAGGGCCAGCAGATCGGATCCCGTGAGCTGAGCTTCTCCCGCGCCGATCTGCTGCGCTACGCCGCAGCCTCAGGGGACCACAACCCCATCCACTGGAACGATCGCTTCGCACGCGAGGTGGGCCTGGACGGTGTCATCGCCCACGGAATGCTCACCATGGGCTCCGCCGTCGGACTGGTCAGCGACTGGGCCGGAGATCCGGGTGCCGTCGTCGACTATCAGGCGCGCTTCACCAGACCGGTGCCGGTGCCCGACGCGCAGACCGGATCGCCCGAGGCTCCGACGGCGCGGCTGGTCATCACCGGCAAGATCGGTGCCGTGGACGCCGAGGAGCGTCGGGTCAGGGTCGATCTCACCGTGGAGCTGATCGGACCCCCAGCGGAGGAGGAGGGACAGGATCCCACCCATGAGCCTGACCAGGTCCCGACACGGACCAAGGTGCTGGCGAAGTCACAGGCGGTCGTGCTGCTCTGA
- a CDS encoding ABC transporter substrate-binding protein gives MPMHKTAAKAVGASALAALVLTACGGGDEAEESVEAEPQNAVTVDVDLGEVELNNEGTLQVCSDVPYPPFEYFDEEGTVVGFDIDIAQTIADAMEAELEVVQTGFEGIQSGVALDAGTCDLAISGMTITEERAGNMLFSEPYLDDNLGLMAATDADVSSLDDLEGLTVGVQTETTGATYAEENGYEVREYTDSGLLIQGLESGQVEAAIGNISILGYQAGESDTAEFIEEIDTGEQLGIAAASENDQLIDAVNEVLTELEASGGMQEIEDRWFRDGDTPEEAADDEAADDEAAEEEPAEEESTDEGEN, from the coding sequence ATGCCTATGCATAAGACCGCGGCCAAGGCCGTAGGCGCCTCCGCGCTGGCAGCGCTTGTCCTCACTGCCTGCGGCGGTGGCGACGAGGCTGAAGAGAGCGTCGAGGCCGAGCCGCAGAACGCGGTCACCGTGGACGTCGATCTCGGTGAGGTCGAGCTCAACAACGAGGGCACCCTGCAGGTCTGCTCCGATGTGCCCTACCCGCCGTTCGAGTACTTCGACGAGGAGGGCACCGTCGTCGGCTTCGACATCGACATCGCCCAGACCATCGCCGACGCGATGGAGGCCGAGCTCGAGGTCGTGCAGACCGGGTTCGAAGGCATCCAGTCCGGCGTCGCGCTCGACGCGGGGACCTGTGACCTCGCCATCTCCGGGATGACCATCACCGAGGAGCGCGCCGGGAACATGCTCTTCTCCGAGCCTTACCTGGACGACAACCTGGGCCTGATGGCCGCCACCGATGCCGACGTCAGCTCGCTCGATGACCTCGAGGGGCTCACCGTCGGCGTTCAGACGGAGACCACCGGCGCCACCTACGCCGAGGAGAACGGCTATGAGGTCCGCGAGTACACCGACTCCGGTCTGCTCATCCAGGGACTCGAGTCCGGCCAGGTGGAGGCCGCGATCGGCAACATCTCCATCCTGGGTTACCAGGCCGGAGAATCCGACACCGCAGAGTTCATCGAAGAGATCGACACCGGCGAGCAGCTCGGCATTGCAGCCGCCTCGGAGAACGACCAGCTGATCGACGCGGTCAACGAGGTCCTCACCGAACTCGAGGCCTCCGGAGGCATGCAGGAGATCGAAGACCGCTGGTTCCGTGACGGCGACACTCCTGAAGAGGCGGCCGATGATGAGGCCGCTGACGATGAGGCTGCCGAAGAAGAGCCCGCCGAGGAAGAGTCCACCGACGAGGGTGAAAACTAA